A genomic segment from Fodinicola acaciae encodes:
- a CDS encoding beta strand repeat-containing protein, with the protein MNKWVRRSLEAAILTAGFVVVGAGAAHAAEVGGSDGTASGPSVQQAAPALGDVTGSLAQTSDLVSNTVHVVAPQAPATPALPSTHTSAKHAHKSAPVTKAAPSNTAPSYAQYMPQSAQDAIDRAGQPVPISAPAPRQASPLAGLSDRLPTKDLPVRGPVGVLRPEDLPLSTAVVPTDTGLLRPVQGVLVDNRPAALPKDGLPTGGLPALPTGLGGLPDPSAVLTGLQGLSMAGLALPTGLPTQGLPALPSGGLPELPVGTGILPNDKPMHTMASPVATSLPLGSLPGLPALPKVIPGMPGLPGLSGMPGLAGLDALGHAPTPQQLTGGITTIGNKAPEFADAVRYVQTPKAKPMPAREGTLVEPGTGGLPVGLAAGTGATNAADAMDNGLPGMLGLVSGYVVVPTQTGHEIEILDAGFSPDSHVGADPSSGILGNWNTPFHGTALAIDSGRGVQQGTVEQTPTTAGGTRLLGAWNVPIALNGATIDSGNDVQNGNVTQGEGGGSGLFSVVNSPISANGAAVHTGNHAQNGDVTQVAATDTQGSTFRLIDNWNVPLNGQGLDVDNGNVTQNGAVSQSLADTSTGSILTGGGNVSMPINGSGMSFDSHNVTQNGDVTQNDAANSSNSVVTIVDNANTPVTGSGQAGDIGNVAQNGNVTQNNVHSAGAGSYGSVVTGARNWRIPVDGAGQAGVVGNGSQNGDVWQSDTATSGTGSYVSVVDNAIVEGAGAGQAGVVANGAQNGDIKQSNTTQGTTHAMAYDGSGSGPIGGGSGSGPMGGDGAGSSIHGAKNLVFEVSGAGQAGDIGNGVQNGDRTQRDTNSAGAGETVSVADNAIIHGVGAGQAGIIGNGSQNGDVKQTNHSTVEGSTGPAGAAGWGGFGQVFRNLDLRANGAGQAGGIGNGSQNMTVTQSDEQHQPGAFITGADNANLLGVGAGQAGVVGNGVQNGGVKQHNEGGHGATTKNGAARMAGGATTGGGDVWGWGSAIQLFRNVNLLAAGAGQAGDIANGAQNQYVTQSDVMDQPGSFINGADNANLAANGAGQAGVVGNGSQNGTVKQQNAGGPGQLHGMQAYGWGSAISLFRNVNLPVIGQGQGGVTGNGSQNANVSQLDASDNPGSVVRIADNARTPVIGQGQGGLQGNGSQNGSTSQVYTADGGLLTPDGAATGFGSVVRAFGNWDVPLNGSGQAIEGGNGSQNSNVTQVDAPTVNGASFGLTDNLNAPINGQGWAVFNDDGSQNGNVTQAHAGDKGYGLDSTLLGHNVRTPIEAAGIAALTGHGSQNSNTDQVNVGNGSNDTKLAGNWELPINANGLMILTGNGVQNLDTSFVNADPTTNHTGFPGFKIDDNAHDWFIGDGITFLHQDPTPGHSAPVAEGLPGIGGAPLIPDVPELPTLQEATSGDATGGSASGAASGATSALQDGPVSLGGLPSVGQLPLG; encoded by the coding sequence ATGAACAAGTGGGTACGTCGGTCGCTGGAAGCGGCGATCCTGACGGCCGGATTTGTCGTGGTAGGCGCCGGAGCCGCACATGCCGCCGAGGTCGGCGGCAGTGACGGCACCGCGAGCGGTCCCTCCGTGCAGCAGGCAGCGCCTGCGCTCGGAGACGTGACCGGCTCGCTCGCGCAGACCAGCGATCTGGTCAGCAACACTGTTCACGTAGTCGCTCCGCAGGCGCCGGCCACGCCAGCACTGCCGAGCACTCACACATCAGCCAAGCACGCGCACAAGTCGGCGCCGGTGACCAAGGCCGCGCCGAGCAACACCGCGCCGTCGTACGCGCAGTACATGCCGCAGTCGGCTCAGGACGCCATCGACCGTGCCGGCCAGCCAGTGCCGATCAGCGCTCCGGCGCCGCGGCAGGCCAGCCCGCTGGCCGGCCTGAGCGACCGGCTGCCGACCAAGGACCTGCCGGTCCGCGGACCGGTTGGCGTGCTGCGTCCGGAGGACCTGCCGCTCAGCACCGCGGTGGTGCCGACCGACACCGGTCTGCTCCGTCCGGTGCAGGGCGTACTCGTCGACAACCGGCCGGCCGCGCTGCCCAAGGACGGACTGCCGACCGGCGGTCTGCCGGCGCTGCCGACCGGCCTTGGCGGTCTCCCCGACCCGAGCGCGGTGCTCACCGGCCTGCAGGGCCTGAGCATGGCCGGGCTGGCACTGCCGACCGGCCTGCCGACGCAGGGCCTGCCGGCGCTGCCGAGCGGTGGACTTCCCGAGCTGCCGGTCGGCACCGGGATCCTGCCTAACGACAAGCCGATGCACACCATGGCCTCGCCGGTCGCCACCTCGCTGCCGCTGGGCTCGCTGCCGGGTCTGCCCGCCCTGCCGAAGGTCATCCCGGGGATGCCTGGCCTGCCTGGCCTGAGCGGGATGCCGGGCCTGGCCGGCCTGGACGCGCTGGGTCACGCGCCGACGCCGCAGCAGCTGACCGGTGGCATCACCACCATCGGCAACAAGGCGCCGGAGTTCGCCGACGCGGTCCGCTACGTGCAGACGCCGAAGGCCAAGCCGATGCCGGCTCGCGAAGGCACGCTGGTCGAGCCGGGGACGGGTGGCCTGCCGGTTGGCCTGGCCGCCGGCACCGGTGCGACCAACGCCGCCGATGCGATGGACAATGGCCTGCCGGGCATGCTCGGCCTGGTCAGCGGGTACGTCGTCGTACCGACGCAGACCGGTCACGAGATCGAGATCCTGGATGCCGGGTTCTCCCCCGACTCGCACGTCGGCGCGGACCCCTCTTCCGGCATCCTGGGCAACTGGAACACGCCGTTCCACGGCACCGCGCTGGCCATCGACTCCGGTCGCGGCGTCCAGCAGGGAACTGTTGAGCAGACCCCGACCACCGCTGGCGGCACCCGGCTGCTCGGCGCGTGGAACGTGCCGATCGCGCTCAACGGCGCCACCATCGACTCCGGCAACGACGTGCAGAACGGCAACGTCACCCAGGGCGAAGGCGGCGGCTCCGGCCTGTTCAGCGTCGTCAACTCGCCGATCTCGGCCAACGGCGCGGCCGTCCACACCGGCAACCACGCGCAGAACGGTGACGTGACCCAGGTCGCGGCCACCGACACGCAGGGCTCCACCTTCCGGCTGATCGACAACTGGAACGTGCCGCTCAACGGCCAGGGCCTGGACGTCGACAACGGCAACGTCACCCAGAACGGCGCCGTGTCACAGAGCCTCGCCGACACCAGCACCGGGTCGATCCTGACCGGCGGCGGCAACGTGAGCATGCCGATCAACGGCAGCGGCATGTCGTTCGACTCGCACAACGTCACGCAGAACGGTGACGTCACGCAGAACGACGCGGCCAACTCGTCCAACTCGGTCGTCACGATCGTGGACAACGCCAACACTCCGGTGACCGGGTCCGGCCAGGCCGGCGACATCGGCAACGTGGCGCAGAACGGCAACGTCACGCAGAACAACGTGCACTCCGCCGGCGCCGGCTCGTACGGCTCGGTGGTCACCGGTGCGCGCAACTGGCGGATCCCGGTCGACGGTGCCGGCCAGGCCGGCGTGGTCGGCAACGGGTCGCAGAACGGCGACGTGTGGCAGTCCGACACCGCGACCAGCGGCACCGGCTCGTACGTCTCGGTCGTCGACAACGCGATCGTCGAAGGTGCGGGCGCCGGCCAGGCCGGTGTCGTCGCCAACGGCGCGCAGAACGGCGACATCAAGCAGAGCAACACCACTCAGGGCACCACGCACGCGATGGCCTACGACGGCAGCGGCTCCGGCCCGATCGGTGGCGGCAGCGGGTCCGGCCCGATGGGCGGCGACGGAGCCGGTTCCAGCATCCACGGTGCGAAGAACCTGGTCTTCGAGGTCTCCGGCGCGGGTCAGGCCGGCGACATCGGCAACGGTGTGCAGAACGGTGACCGTACGCAGCGCGACACCAACAGCGCCGGCGCCGGCGAGACCGTCAGCGTCGCCGACAACGCCATCATCCACGGCGTTGGCGCCGGCCAGGCCGGCATCATCGGCAACGGGTCGCAGAACGGCGACGTGAAGCAGACCAACCACTCCACCGTTGAGGGGTCGACCGGGCCGGCAGGCGCGGCCGGGTGGGGCGGCTTCGGCCAGGTCTTCCGCAACCTGGACCTGCGCGCCAACGGCGCCGGCCAGGCCGGCGGGATCGGCAACGGTTCGCAGAACATGACCGTCACGCAGTCCGACGAGCAGCACCAGCCAGGTGCGTTCATCACCGGCGCGGACAACGCCAACCTCCTCGGGGTCGGCGCTGGCCAGGCCGGCGTGGTCGGCAACGGCGTCCAGAACGGTGGCGTCAAGCAGCACAACGAGGGTGGCCACGGCGCGACCACCAAGAACGGCGCGGCGCGGATGGCCGGCGGTGCGACCACCGGCGGCGGCGACGTGTGGGGCTGGGGCTCGGCCATCCAGCTGTTCCGCAACGTCAACCTGCTCGCCGCGGGTGCCGGCCAGGCCGGTGACATCGCCAACGGCGCGCAGAACCAGTACGTGACGCAGTCCGACGTGATGGACCAGCCCGGCTCGTTCATCAACGGCGCCGACAACGCCAACCTGGCCGCCAACGGCGCTGGTCAGGCCGGCGTGGTCGGCAACGGCTCGCAGAACGGCACGGTCAAGCAGCAGAACGCCGGTGGCCCCGGACAGCTGCACGGCATGCAGGCGTACGGCTGGGGATCGGCGATCTCGCTGTTCCGCAACGTCAACCTGCCGGTGATCGGCCAGGGCCAGGGCGGCGTGACCGGCAACGGTTCGCAGAACGCCAACGTCAGCCAGCTGGACGCCTCGGACAACCCGGGCTCGGTCGTGCGGATCGCGGACAACGCGCGTACGCCGGTGATCGGCCAGGGCCAGGGTGGCCTGCAGGGCAACGGCTCGCAGAACGGCAGCACCTCGCAGGTCTACACCGCCGACGGCGGCCTGCTGACCCCGGACGGCGCGGCGACCGGCTTCGGCTCGGTGGTGCGGGCGTTCGGCAACTGGGACGTGCCGCTGAACGGCTCCGGCCAGGCGATCGAGGGTGGCAACGGTTCGCAGAACTCCAACGTCACCCAGGTCGACGCGCCGACCGTGAATGGCGCGAGCTTCGGTCTGACCGACAACCTGAACGCGCCGATCAACGGCCAGGGCTGGGCTGTCTTCAACGACGACGGCAGCCAGAACGGCAACGTCACGCAGGCGCACGCCGGTGACAAGGGCTACGGGCTGGACAGCACCCTGCTGGGCCACAACGTCCGTACGCCGATCGAGGCGGCCGGGATCGCGGCGCTGACCGGACACGGCTCGCAGAACAGCAACACCGACCAGGTCAACGTCGGCAACGGCTCCAACGACACCAAGCTCGCCGGCAACTGGGAGCTGCCGATCAACGCCAATGGGCTGATGATCCTCACCGGCAACGGTGTGCAGAACCTCGACACCAGCTTCGTCAACGCGGACCCGACCACGAACCACACCGGGTTCCCGGGCTTCAAGATCGACGACAACGCGCACGACTGGTTCATCGGCGACGGCATCACCTTCCTGCACCAGGACCCGACGCCGGGCCACAGTGCTCCGGTGGCCGAGGGCTTGCCCGGCATCGGCGGCGCGCCGCTGATCCCGGACGTGCCGGAGCTGCCGACGCTGCAGGAGGCCACTTCGGGTGACGCGACCGGCGGATCCGCCTCCGGCGCCGCCTCGGGTGCCACTTCGGCGCTGCAGGACGGACCGGTCAGCCTCGGCGGGCTGCCCTCGGTGGGCCAGCT